In Deltaproteobacteria bacterium, the genomic window ACAGCGACAGTTGGATGGTGGAGAGAAGCGGTCAAAAAGGAGTGACAAATGCCAAAGAACAAACACACGGAGGAAACGAAGTTGGCTGTGGTTTTGGAGGGGCTCAAGAGCGCCGGTTCAATAGCCGAGATGTGTCGCAAACACGGGATTTCCGACTCGCTCTATTACAAATGGAGAGATGTATTTCTTGAAGGCGGCAAACGCGGTTTATCTGGAAAAAATGAATCACCAAATATGGAGCTTGTGCGAAGGGTGTCGGAGTACGAAAAAGTCATTGGACGGTTAACCGTCCAATGCGAGATTTTAAAAAAAACGTTTCCGGATGCACTGTAGCGCAGAGGTTAGATATGGTTCGCGAGATGATAAAATCAGGGGGGCCGATAAAAGTAGCCTGTGAGTCGTTTGATGTTCACCGGTCAAGTTGGTACTATAAAAACGGTGTTCCAATTATTACTAC contains:
- a CDS encoding transposase, whose product is MPKNKHTEETKLAVVLEGLKSAGSIAEMCRKHGISDSLYYKWRDVFLEGGKRGLSGKNESPNMELVRRVSEYEKVIGRLTVQCEILKKTFPDAL